A stretch of DNA from Aciduliprofundum sp. MAR08-339:
ACGAAAACCTGTATCATGTGCTGGAGATGGAGCCGGACATAATAATTGACGACGGCGGAGATCTTACCACATTACTTCACACGGAATATAGAGAGATGAAAATAATGGGCGGCAATGAGGAAACAACCACCGGAGTGATGCGCCTTAAGGTGATGGAGAAAAAAGGTGTGCTTAGATTTCCAATGTTCGATGTGAACGACGCGAAAATGAAACACCTATTTGACAATCGGTACGGCACGGGGCAGAGCACCCTGGACGGTATAATGAGTGCCACGAATCTCAGCATATCTGGAAAAACTGTTGTTGTGGCAGGATACGGCTGGTGCGGGCGCGGAGTTGCGATGAGAATGCGAGGAATGGGCGCGGATGTGATCATAACGGAAATAGATCCTGTGAAGGCAATTGAGGCAAGAATGGACGGATTTAGGGTTATGAGAATGGGCGATGCAATACGCCAGGCAGACATGGTGGTGACAACCACTGGAATGAAGGATGTCGTGAGAGAGGAGCATCTGCGGGTGGCGAAGAATGGAATTCTCCTGGCAAATGCCGGGCATTTTGACAACGAGATTTCAAAGGAAGCACTGGAAAAACTTGCCCACGGGAAGAGAAGAATAAGAAAATATGTTGAAGAATACGATCTTGGAGATAGGAAGATATACCTCCTCGGCGAAGGTCGTCTCATAAACCTTGTAGCTGGACAGGGACATCCCGTGGAGATAATGGACATGAGCTTTTCAATTCAAGCCCTTACTGCGGAGTACATAGCGAAGAAGCATGAGAATCTGAAGCCCAAGGTTTACTCGGTGCCAGAAGAGATAGATAATACCGTGGCGGAGTTGAAATTGAAAGCAATGGGAATTGAAATTGATTCCCTAACGGAAGAGCAGAGAAGATATCTGGAGGAGTGGAGAGAGGGAACGTGAATATCAGCCCGACTCGTCAAGCCCCCTCATGGCTCAGGAGCTCTCCCTGCCGGGCCAATCAGAGATGCCCGTACTGATTTTTATCCTTTTCTGTTCTCAGGAAGGGCAAAGACGAAGAACGATGCAATGAGCATAGAAAGGGTAAACGCTATGAATGGCCAGAACCAAGATGCAAAGAATCCGGGAACAAGAGGTCCGATTATGCCACCTATTCTTCCTGCAGAATTGGCGAAGCCTGCACCGGAGCCACGAACCTTCTTTGGATATAGTTCCGGCGTAAATGCGTAGAGTGCACCCCATGCTCCAAGATCAAAGAAGGATATGAGGATAGCACCCAAGAGTGTGGCACGGGTTATGAACAGATATGCGGAGAGGGCAGTTACAACCATGAACGAGAAAAGAACCTTGCGCCTACCTATTTTCTCAATCAAGTATGCGGAGAGCAGGTACCCGGGAATCTGGAAAAGGTAGGATATGAAGACAAAGAGCGAGGAGTGCAAAAGGGGATAATCCTCCTCAAATATCTTGGGAAGCCACACAAACATACCATAGTAACTGAAGGCCATGGCAAACCATACGATCCAGAGGGCATAGGTGTGGGGCAGTTTCAAAATCTCGGTCACAGGCACTTTTTTTCTTATCTTTACAACCGATTCGGGCAGGGCTTTCCACAGCAGAAGAAGGAGAAGCCAGAACAGGGCTATGAGGTAATAGACCTTCCAGTGCACTCCCAGCCTTGGAAGCAAAAGGAGAGACATAAGAGAGGCAAATACCCAGCCGTAGGTCCAGAACGAATCCAAGAGAACCACCATTCTTCCACGGATATCCTGATCCGAGGTTTCGCTCACCAGCGTGCTCAGAATTGGAAGAACTATTCCAAATCCCATACCTGCAATGAAACGCAGGAAGAAGTAAGCCCAGTAGTTACAGGCGAAGAACATAAGGGCGGTTGCAAGAATGTGAACCGGAGTGGCAGCAATTATTATCTTTCTCCTTCCGAACTTATCGGAGAGATAGCCAAATATGAACGAACCAAAGAACCAGCCAATCAATGTGATGGAAACTAACGAGCCAACCAGAAGTTTTCCGCTTGGATTGTTTCCAAGTCCAAGTTCACTTATTATGTTTCCCGTGGTGAATGTAACAACCGCCATATTGTAGGCAATGGCCGCCCAGAACAGCCCGGGCACCAGCAGACCGCGATAGCGCATATGGGAAAATAAAAATGGGGTATAATAAACTTCCTAAATTTTTAATACAATCCCGCAATGAAGGATGCAATGGAAATTCCAGAAATTGAGTACATATACAACCTTCGCAGATTCGGTATGAAACTGGACCTGAGCGTTATGAAGGAGTTTGCAGAACTGCGTAATAATCCTCAGAACAGGTTCAAGAGCGTGCACATAGCAGGAACAAACGGCAAGGGCTCCGTTGCGGCAGCCATATACTCAATTCTGAGGAGAAATTACAGCGTGGGCCTTTACACCTCACCCCATCTTGTTAGGTACTCGGAAAGGATAATCGTGGACGATGAGGAGATTGAAGAAAACTACATCGTGAATTTTGTGAGAGAGTTGAAGCCACTCATTGAGAGGATGGCAAAGGATAACAGAAATCCAACATTTTTTGAGGTTACAACGATGCTTGCCTTTGAGTACTTCTCCCATAAAAATGTGGATTTTGGTGTTCTGGAGGTGGGGTTGGGCGGACGTCTGGATGCAACAAACATAGTGGTTCCGGAGATAGCGGGCATAGTCACCATCGATCTTGACCACACACATATCCTTGGAAACACCCTGCATGAGATAGCAAGGGAGAAGGCAGGAATAATAAAGGATGGGATACCCGTGGTTGTGGGTGAAAATAAAAAAGAGGCGGAATATGTGATAAGAAAAATAGCAGAGAGGAGAGGTGCGGCATATCACAACATATGGGAGGAAATGAGAACTGAGAGAATAAAAATAGGGCTTGATGGACTGGAGTTCACAGCCCATTCACCATTGAGAGACTACAAAATAAAGGTTCCTCTAACGGGTAGACATCAGATTACAAATATGCTCGTAGCCATAAGAAGTGCCGAGATTCTTGGAGAAAACTACTCGATTTCAAAGGGGGACATTGAAGAGGGTCTTCGGAGAATGAAATGGAGGGATAGGTTTCAAATAAAGATGTGGGAGCCCTTGCTCATATTTGATGGTGCACACAATCCATCAGCCGCAAGAGCCCTAGCATCCACCATAGGGGATTTGAAAATAAAAAATCCCACATTCCTGTTCTCCATGCTATCCGATAAGAACATAGAGGAATTTCTGAGCATAATCTCCCATATGAGCCAGAGGATCATCGTGACGGAAATAGGATACGAAAGAAGAAAAACAGAACTTGAGGACATAGTGAGGTACGCAAAAAAATATTTCAAGGATGTGATTCCATTCAAGTCTTCATGCGATGCTCTTCGCTATGCGATTGAGAATGAGAGAAAAATCGTAGCCACGGGCTCCCTGTATCTTCTGGGGGAACTTGAAAAATGCCTGATGTCATTGTAGTCTCAGATGGAAACGAAGAGTTTGATAAACTGGTTAAATCCCTGGGCT
This window harbors:
- a CDS encoding adenosylhomocysteinase; the protein is MEGKNKLEWAKSHMAVLSQINGRFLKERPFSGLKIGMALHVEAKTGILALILRDGGAKVRLASCNPLSTDDDVVQALREEGLEVFAKKGESRDEYYENLYHVLEMEPDIIIDDGGDLTTLLHTEYREMKIMGGNEETTTGVMRLKVMEKKGVLRFPMFDVNDAKMKHLFDNRYGTGQSTLDGIMSATNLSISGKTVVVAGYGWCGRGVAMRMRGMGADVIITEIDPVKAIEARMDGFRVMRMGDAIRQADMVVTTTGMKDVVREEHLRVAKNGILLANAGHFDNEISKEALEKLAHGKRRIRKYVEEYDLGDRKIYLLGEGRLINLVAGQGHPVEIMDMSFSIQALTAEYIAKKHENLKPKVYSVPEEIDNTVAELKLKAMGIEIDSLTEEQRRYLEEWREGT
- a CDS encoding MFS transporter, producing MRYRGLLVPGLFWAAIAYNMAVVTFTTGNIISELGLGNNPSGKLLVGSLVSITLIGWFFGSFIFGYLSDKFGRRKIIIAATPVHILATALMFFACNYWAYFFLRFIAGMGFGIVLPILSTLVSETSDQDIRGRMVVLLDSFWTYGWVFASLMSLLLLPRLGVHWKVYYLIALFWLLLLLLWKALPESVVKIRKKVPVTEILKLPHTYALWIVWFAMAFSYYGMFVWLPKIFEEDYPLLHSSLFVFISYLFQIPGYLLSAYLIEKIGRRKVLFSFMVVTALSAYLFITRATLLGAILISFFDLGAWGALYAFTPELYPKKVRGSGAGFANSAGRIGGIIGPLVPGFFASWFWPFIAFTLSMLIASFFVFALPENRKG
- a CDS encoding folylpolyglutamate synthase/dihydrofolate synthase family protein, encoding MEIPEIEYIYNLRRFGMKLDLSVMKEFAELRNNPQNRFKSVHIAGTNGKGSVAAAIYSILRRNYSVGLYTSPHLVRYSERIIVDDEEIEENYIVNFVRELKPLIERMAKDNRNPTFFEVTTMLAFEYFSHKNVDFGVLEVGLGGRLDATNIVVPEIAGIVTIDLDHTHILGNTLHEIAREKAGIIKDGIPVVVGENKKEAEYVIRKIAERRGAAYHNIWEEMRTERIKIGLDGLEFTAHSPLRDYKIKVPLTGRHQITNMLVAIRSAEILGENYSISKGDIEEGLRRMKWRDRFQIKMWEPLLIFDGAHNPSAARALASTIGDLKIKNPTFLFSMLSDKNIEEFLSIISHMSQRIIVTEIGYERRKTELEDIVRYAKKYFKDVIPFKSSCDALRYAIENERKIVATGSLYLLGELEKCLMSL